A genomic segment from Gilvibacter sp. SZ-19 encodes:
- a CDS encoding M1 family metallopeptidase, whose protein sequence is MKFSKLIALLSFALIAGTAFGQEQESEARKGGHINNNKFRQMYQEFSTPNMFRSASGAPGPQYYQQQADYVMDIELDDKNAKLYGFETITYTNNSPDPLDYLWVQLDQNVRAKDSKSPLIEGDGVPPAEQPGGFASKFMDGGFDGGFNIEAVKDSKGANLPYIIHQTMMRVEMPKTLKTGEKFTFSIKWWYNVNNHVTDRARSGYEEFEDGNRAYVIAQFYPRMAVYNDVEGWQNSQFWGRDEFALPFGNFEVNLTVPADHITDATGVLTNRKEVFTKEMMKRYELAKKTYDKPVIIVSQEEAEAKENSFATAKKTWKFKAEMVRDFGFATSRRFIWDMMAVKIGNKDVMAVSLYPKEGNPLWEEYSTMAVASTLKSYSRMTFDYPYHKAISVHARNQGMEYPMICWNYGRPNPDGTYSERTKYGMISVIIHEVGHNYFPMIVNSDERQWTWMDEGLNTFLQYVAEQDFGEWYPDAIAPNKSYPSRRGPAKNIVDYMSSDQDYIAPIMTKGLNTYQFGANAYGKPATALNILRETVMGRELFDYAFKTYANRWMFKHPTPEDFFRTMEDASAFDLDWFWRSWFYTTDFVDMGVGEVKKFYVTNKINAEVREIMEARGLTESDLPPLVYYVAEDSEDFEESMVNTTLEDIPSIKEYMMDNMTPQERAAVTKPKYFYEVTFEKPGGIPMPIIVEYTYADGSTKRETYPAEIWRKNDAQVGKVIASEQEITKIVVDPDEETADIDTSNNSWPKRKKLGEFDQFKEGIKD, encoded by the coding sequence ATGAAATTCTCTAAGTTGATCGCTTTACTATCTTTTGCACTGATCGCCGGTACGGCCTTTGGTCAGGAGCAGGAAAGTGAAGCCCGCAAAGGCGGACACATCAATAACAACAAATTCCGACAGATGTATCAGGAGTTCTCTACGCCGAACATGTTCCGTTCTGCTAGTGGTGCTCCAGGACCACAGTACTATCAGCAGCAAGCTGACTACGTGATGGACATCGAATTGGACGATAAGAACGCCAAGCTCTACGGATTTGAAACCATTACTTACACTAACAATTCTCCAGATCCATTGGATTATTTGTGGGTACAGTTAGATCAAAACGTTCGTGCTAAGGATTCCAAGTCGCCGCTTATCGAAGGCGATGGAGTTCCTCCAGCAGAGCAGCCTGGCGGATTCGCTTCTAAATTCATGGATGGCGGATTTGACGGAGGATTCAACATTGAGGCAGTAAAAGATTCTAAAGGAGCCAATCTGCCGTACATCATCCACCAAACGATGATGCGTGTAGAAATGCCTAAAACATTGAAAACTGGTGAAAAATTCACCTTCAGCATCAAGTGGTGGTATAATGTGAACAACCACGTGACCGACCGTGCTCGTAGTGGGTATGAGGAGTTCGAAGACGGAAATCGCGCTTATGTAATTGCGCAGTTCTATCCGCGTATGGCCGTTTACAATGATGTAGAAGGATGGCAGAATTCACAGTTCTGGGGCCGCGATGAATTCGCTTTGCCTTTCGGAAACTTTGAAGTGAATCTGACCGTTCCTGCAGATCACATTACCGATGCAACAGGGGTTTTGACCAACCGCAAAGAAGTCTTCACCAAAGAAATGATGAAGCGTTACGAGTTGGCTAAGAAGACTTATGACAAGCCTGTGATCATTGTTTCTCAAGAAGAAGCAGAGGCGAAAGAAAATAGTTTTGCTACCGCAAAAAAGACCTGGAAGTTCAAGGCAGAGATGGTTCGTGACTTCGGATTCGCTACTTCTCGTCGTTTCATTTGGGACATGATGGCTGTTAAGATCGGCAACAAAGATGTAATGGCTGTTTCACTTTATCCAAAAGAAGGAAACCCACTTTGGGAAGAATACTCTACCATGGCCGTTGCCAGTACTTTGAAGAGTTATTCCCGTATGACCTTCGATTATCCTTACCACAAAGCGATCTCGGTTCACGCCCGTAACCAAGGGATGGAGTATCCGATGATCTGTTGGAACTACGGACGTCCAAATCCTGATGGAACGTATAGCGAGCGCACCAAATACGGAATGATCTCTGTGATCATCCACGAGGTAGGACACAACTATTTTCCAATGATCGTAAACAGTGACGAGCGTCAGTGGACTTGGATGGACGAAGGATTGAATACCTTCTTACAATACGTGGCCGAGCAAGACTTTGGCGAGTGGTATCCTGACGCCATCGCACCAAATAAGAGCTATCCATCACGTCGTGGACCTGCAAAGAACATTGTAGATTATATGAGCAGCGACCAAGACTATATTGCACCAATTATGACCAAAGGTTTGAACACCTATCAATTTGGTGCTAATGCTTATGGAAAGCCGGCAACAGCTTTAAACATTCTACGTGAGACTGTAATGGGACGCGAGTTGTTCGATTACGCTTTTAAAACTTACGCCAACCGTTGGATGTTCAAGCACCCAACTCCAGAAGACTTCTTCCGCACTATGGAAGACGCCTCAGCCTTTGACTTGGATTGGTTCTGGCGTTCTTGGTTCTACACCACCGACTTTGTCGATATGGGAGTAGGCGAAGTGAAGAAATTCTATGTGACCAACAAGATCAATGCAGAAGTGCGCGAGATCATGGAAGCGCGCGGTTTGACAGAAAGCGATCTGCCACCACTAGTATATTATGTAGCAGAAGACAGCGAAGATTTCGAAGAGTCTATGGTGAACACAACGCTAGAAGATATTCCATCGATCAAAGAATATATGATGGACAATATGACTCCCCAGGAGCGTGCGGCTGTTACTAAGCCAAAATACTTCTACGAAGTGACTTTTGAAAAGCCAGGAGGAATTCCTATGCCGATCATTGTAGAGTACACCTATGCTGATGGTTCTACAAAGCGCGAGACCTATCCGGCAGAGATCTGGAGAAAGAACGATGCTCAAGTAGGCAAGGTAATCGCATCTGAGCAAGAGATCACTAAGATCGTTGTAGATCCGGACGAAGAAACTGCAGATATCGATACGTCGAACAATTCATGGCCTAAGCGCAAAAAGCTTGGCGAGTTCGATCAGTTCAAAGAAGGTATCAAGGACTAA
- a CDS encoding DUF6702 family protein — protein sequence MRRVSIFLLLLSLPLLLATSSTHKFYVSITKIEYVASQQSLQIITKIFIDDFEDVLQERYDSDLILDSTKDSQTVDAYIEKYLLKKIQLKANGAAVTPQYLGKKYEVETLSCYLEVTGIQDLKSLEVTNDLLFELFPEQQNIVHIKKDDNRRSLILLKDESTDMLKFN from the coding sequence ATGCGAAGAGTTTCTATTTTTTTATTACTGCTGAGTTTGCCGCTGCTATTGGCAACCTCATCGACGCATAAATTCTATGTGAGCATCACCAAGATCGAATATGTAGCTTCCCAGCAGAGTTTACAGATCATTACCAAGATCTTTATTGACGATTTTGAAGATGTACTTCAGGAGCGTTATGATTCAGATCTGATTCTAGACAGTACCAAAGACAGCCAGACCGTAGACGCCTATATAGAAAAGTATTTACTCAAAAAAATACAGCTCAAGGCCAATGGTGCTGCAGTGACTCCGCAGTACCTCGGAAAAAAGTACGAAGTGGAGACTTTGTCTTGTTATTTAGAAGTAACTGGCATACAAGATCTTAAGAGTTTGGAGGTAACTAATGATCTGCTTTTTGAATTGTTTCCCGAGCAGCAAAATATAGTCCACATTAAAAAAGACGATAATCGTCGCAGTTTGATCTTGCTCAAAGACGAGTCCACAGACATGTTAAAATTTAATTAA
- the pepE gene encoding dipeptidase PepE, translating into MQNLILASTSTVHGQGYLEYLKPTLKTFFSGVRELLFVPYARPGGITHEEYTAHAEKFFAQLDIAVVGLHTFKDPALAIKNAQAIFTGGGNTFVLVNALNQNGQMAALRAKLFRGTPYLGTSAGTNICGVNMQTTNDMPIVYPPSFKTLGMIPCNINPHYLDPIAGSTHMGETRQTRIEEFHSQNSIPVIGLREGSWLAVSGESIVLKGPHSARLFKQHSSPKELPTDTAIQSYL; encoded by the coding sequence TTGCAAAATCTCATTTTGGCCAGCACCTCGACAGTTCACGGTCAAGGCTATTTAGAATACTTAAAACCAACACTTAAGACATTCTTTTCTGGAGTGCGTGAGTTACTCTTTGTACCCTACGCGCGGCCTGGAGGCATTACGCATGAGGAGTATACAGCACATGCTGAAAAATTTTTTGCTCAACTCGACATTGCGGTTGTTGGGCTACACACTTTTAAGGATCCCGCGCTTGCCATAAAGAATGCACAGGCTATCTTCACAGGCGGTGGCAACACCTTTGTGCTGGTCAATGCGCTAAATCAAAACGGACAAATGGCGGCCTTACGCGCCAAACTATTTAGAGGCACTCCATATTTGGGAACCAGTGCTGGCACTAATATCTGCGGAGTGAATATGCAGACCACTAACGACATGCCCATCGTGTATCCGCCTTCTTTTAAAACCTTAGGAATGATTCCCTGTAACATTAATCCGCATTACCTGGATCCAATAGCAGGAAGCACCCATATGGGCGAAACGCGCCAAACGCGTATTGAAGAATTCCACAGTCAGAATTCTATTCCGGTAATAGGTTTGCGCGAAGGGAGCTGGCTAGCGGTTAGCGGCGAATCGATCGTACTTAAAGGACCACATTCCGCTAGATTGTTCAAACAGCACAGCTCGCCAAAGGAGCTGCCAACCGATACGGCTATCCAGAGTTACTTATAG
- a CDS encoding GNAT family N-acetyltransferase yields MKVICETPRTYLREFLLSDAESFYQLNLDPEVIRYTGDAPFKSVAEATDFIAQYDQYEKYGYGRWAVCLKEDDSFIGFCGLKYHPEEELTEVGFRFFRNRWNQGFATETAKACIAVGFEDFELAAIYAHADRENTGSIRVLEKCGLNFVKPIVYDGQLANLYCLKRQAYETY; encoded by the coding sequence ATGAAGGTGATCTGCGAAACGCCCAGAACCTATTTACGAGAATTTCTCCTTAGTGATGCGGAGTCCTTTTATCAATTGAATTTGGATCCTGAAGTAATTCGCTACACCGGTGACGCTCCTTTTAAGAGTGTCGCAGAAGCGACAGACTTTATTGCCCAATACGACCAATATGAAAAGTATGGTTATGGCCGTTGGGCGGTCTGTTTAAAGGAAGATGATTCTTTTATCGGTTTCTGCGGATTGAAATATCACCCAGAGGAAGAGCTGACAGAAGTGGGCTTTCGGTTTTTTCGCAACCGTTGGAACCAAGGATTTGCCACCGAAACTGCCAAGGCTTGTATTGCCGTGGGTTTCGAAGACTTTGAGCTAGCCGCCATTTATGCTCATGCGGACCGAGAGAATACCGGTTCGATACGCGTCTTGGAAAAATGTGGCCTTAATTTTGTAAAACCCATAGTCTATGATGGTCAATTGGCCAACCTCTATTGCCTGAAACGCCAAGCCTATGAAACGTATTGA
- a CDS encoding M15 family metallopeptidase — protein sequence MKRIEFIKTTALATAGLPLLSGFRIPMDQDLIPKALLMGYANDQLVGTDYQLERQTWSTFEKMSAAAAADGIQIEVASAFRSYDRQLAIWSGKYDRFTKAGMSPLAAMEKIIEYSTIPGTSRHHWGTDIDLIDGGASPRPKSVLEPQHFHGKGPFCKFKEWMDAHAESFGFFEVYTNNAKRKGFKYEPWHFSYKPVSQNYLAAYLKLDIKSELERLEIPGSKHMDVQFIEKYLQDNISDINPDLLP from the coding sequence ATGAAACGTATTGAATTTATAAAAACGACTGCTTTAGCAACTGCCGGTTTACCCTTGCTAAGCGGATTTAGAATTCCTATGGATCAAGACCTTATTCCCAAAGCACTCCTGATGGGCTATGCCAACGACCAATTGGTTGGAACCGACTACCAATTGGAGCGCCAAACTTGGAGCACTTTTGAAAAGATGAGCGCTGCAGCAGCAGCAGACGGCATACAGATTGAAGTCGCCTCTGCCTTTAGATCTTACGACAGACAACTCGCCATTTGGTCTGGTAAATACGACAGATTTACCAAGGCGGGCATGTCTCCGCTGGCCGCTATGGAAAAGATCATTGAATATTCCACCATTCCAGGCACATCTAGACATCATTGGGGAACCGATATCGACCTCATTGATGGTGGTGCCAGCCCCAGGCCAAAAAGCGTTCTAGAACCTCAGCATTTTCACGGCAAAGGCCCGTTTTGTAAATTCAAAGAATGGATGGACGCCCATGCCGAATCCTTTGGTTTTTTCGAAGTCTATACAAACAATGCAAAACGCAAAGGTTTTAAATATGAACCTTGGCATTTCAGTTACAAACCCGTTTCTCAAAATTATCTAGCAGCCTACCTGAAACTGGATATAAAATCGGAGCTAGAACGCCTCGAAATCCCAGGCTCAAAACACATGGATGTGCAGTTTATCGAAAAATACCTACAAGACAACATTTCGGATATAAATCCGGATTTGTTGCCCTAA
- a CDS encoding M48 family metalloprotease — protein sequence MRRGNWKIRILIGLAIVAFAYFKRCSNTEVNPYTQREQVISMEPDQEIAIGLQAMPQMKQQHGGDFPNQDLQNFVDRVGMKLVNNSIAKDTPYRYEFHLLADDQTINAFALPGGQIFITYALLSKLDNEDQLAGVLGHEIGHVLGRHSAERIAETEFWQTVSQGASVGADAGGLVAGIGQNVLLGNGRDDELESDDLGVLFMMQSGYDPQEMIGVMEVLKAAAGPNRVPEFQSTHPDPDNRMDEIRASIKKYREQGIGVN from the coding sequence TTGCGAAGAGGTAATTGGAAGATCAGAATACTAATTGGCTTGGCCATTGTGGCTTTTGCCTATTTTAAACGCTGTAGCAATACAGAAGTCAACCCCTACACCCAAAGAGAACAGGTCATCTCTATGGAACCCGACCAAGAGATCGCCATTGGCTTACAGGCCATGCCTCAAATGAAACAACAGCACGGCGGCGATTTTCCGAATCAAGACCTACAGAATTTTGTAGATCGCGTGGGGATGAAACTGGTAAACAACAGTATCGCCAAAGACACGCCTTACCGTTATGAATTCCACCTCTTGGCAGACGACCAGACCATCAATGCCTTTGCATTACCAGGAGGACAGATCTTTATCACTTATGCCCTACTTTCAAAATTGGACAACGAAGACCAATTGGCCGGAGTGCTCGGTCACGAGATCGGCCATGTGTTGGGTAGACATTCCGCAGAGCGCATTGCAGAAACAGAATTCTGGCAAACGGTCTCGCAAGGAGCCTCTGTTGGCGCCGATGCCGGTGGACTAGTTGCAGGAATTGGTCAAAATGTACTTTTGGGCAACGGTCGTGACGACGAGCTCGAAAGTGACGACTTGGGCGTGCTCTTTATGATGCAATCCGGATACGATCCACAGGAAATGATCGGAGTTATGGAAGTATTGAAGGCCGCAGCCGGCCCTAACCGCGTTCCGGAGTTTCAGAGCACCCACCCAGACCCAGACAATCGTATGGACGAAATCCGAGCTTCTATCAAAAAGTACCGAGAACAAGGCATAGGAGTTAATTAA
- the gpmI gene encoding 2,3-bisphosphoglycerate-independent phosphoglycerate mutase yields MSKQVLLMILDGWGMTQDPMVSAIAQANTPFVDSLATNYPHAQLRTDGMHVGLPEGQMGNSEVGHMNLGAGRIVYQDLAKINKAVKEGTLAQEPVLQEAFNYAKNENRAVHLLGLVSDGGVHSHINHLKGLLNVAEDHGLSKVYVHAFTDGRDVDPKSGKGFLTQLKKHLKESTGELASVIGRYYAMDRDTRWERVKKAYDLLVHGKGTPSNDIVASMQESYDNDITDEFIEPICMTKNGAPVATIKDGDVVLFFNFRTDRGRQLTQALSQQAFPEQEMKPLKLHYVTLTNYDDSFQGVKVVYDKENLNDTLGEVLEKAGKTQIRIAETEKYPHVTFFFSGGRETPFEGEKRILCPSPKVATYDLKPEMSAFEIRDKIIPEIANKTADFICLNFANPDMVGHTGVFEAAVKACETVDNCAAAIVQAALKEDYDILIIADHGNSETMINPDGSPHTAHTTNPVPLYWVTNEPASIANGILADVAPTILALMGVSIPQAMTGKILTH; encoded by the coding sequence ATGAGTAAGCAGGTTTTATTGATGATTCTAGATGGTTGGGGAATGACCCAAGACCCTATGGTCTCCGCTATTGCCCAAGCCAATACTCCTTTTGTTGACAGTCTTGCGACAAACTATCCGCATGCCCAGCTTCGCACAGATGGAATGCACGTAGGCCTACCCGAAGGTCAAATGGGGAACTCAGAAGTGGGCCATATGAATCTGGGCGCCGGACGTATTGTCTATCAAGATCTCGCCAAGATCAACAAGGCGGTCAAAGAAGGCACTCTGGCACAAGAACCCGTGCTCCAAGAAGCATTCAACTACGCAAAGAACGAAAATAGAGCCGTGCATTTGTTAGGCTTAGTGTCTGACGGAGGTGTCCACTCGCATATCAATCATTTAAAAGGACTTTTGAACGTGGCAGAAGACCACGGCCTATCTAAGGTATACGTACACGCCTTCACTGATGGTCGCGACGTAGACCCTAAAAGTGGCAAGGGCTTTTTGACTCAGCTTAAAAAACACCTCAAGGAATCTACTGGAGAATTGGCCAGCGTTATTGGACGCTATTACGCTATGGATCGGGACACCCGCTGGGAACGGGTCAAGAAAGCATACGATCTTTTAGTGCACGGTAAAGGAACTCCGAGTAATGATATAGTTGCTAGCATGCAAGAGAGCTATGACAACGATATCACCGATGAATTCATAGAACCCATCTGTATGACAAAGAACGGGGCTCCTGTAGCGACCATAAAAGATGGAGATGTGGTCTTGTTCTTTAACTTCAGAACAGATCGCGGACGGCAACTCACACAAGCCTTGAGTCAACAAGCGTTCCCGGAACAAGAAATGAAGCCTTTAAAGCTGCACTATGTAACCCTTACCAATTACGACGATAGTTTTCAAGGTGTAAAAGTGGTCTACGATAAAGAGAATCTGAACGACACCTTGGGTGAGGTCCTAGAAAAGGCTGGCAAAACCCAGATACGTATTGCAGAGACGGAAAAATATCCACACGTTACCTTCTTTTTCTCCGGAGGTCGAGAAACACCTTTTGAAGGAGAGAAACGGATCTTATGTCCTTCTCCTAAAGTAGCTACTTACGACCTCAAGCCAGAGATGAGCGCTTTTGAGATCCGCGATAAGATCATTCCTGAGATAGCTAACAAAACGGCTGATTTCATTTGTCTGAACTTTGCCAACCCAGACATGGTAGGACATACTGGGGTTTTTGAAGCCGCGGTGAAAGCCTGTGAAACGGTTGATAACTGTGCTGCAGCTATTGTTCAGGCAGCTTTAAAAGAAGATTACGATATTCTGATCATTGCCGATCACGGAAACAGTGAGACCATGATCAATCCGGATGGTAGCCCACATACGGCACATACCACTAATCCGGTGCCGCTTTATTGGGTAACCAATGAACCCGCCAGTATTGCCAATGGTATTTTGGCAGATGTAGCACCGACCATCTTAGCCCTTATGGGCGTCTCTATTCCACAGGCAATGACGGGTAAGATCTTAACACATTAA
- a CDS encoding BT0820 family HAD-type phosphatase → MEETRKIAIDFDGTIVENAYPRIGKPMIFAFDTMKKLQDKGFRLILWTYRHGKSLDEAVAFCKEHGVEFYAVNQSFPEEEATDDVSRKINADIFIDDRNIGGMWDWGLIYQELIGERPQQTKKSKSLFPFLKR, encoded by the coding sequence TTGGAAGAAACGCGAAAAATAGCCATAGATTTTGACGGAACCATAGTGGAAAACGCCTATCCGCGAATTGGCAAACCCATGATCTTTGCTTTTGACACCATGAAAAAGCTTCAAGACAAAGGGTTCCGACTAATCTTATGGACTTACCGACACGGAAAAAGCCTAGACGAGGCGGTGGCCTTTTGCAAGGAGCATGGCGTAGAATTCTATGCGGTAAACCAAAGCTTTCCGGAAGAAGAGGCAACAGACGATGTGTCGCGCAAGATCAATGCAGATATTTTTATAGACGACAGGAACATTGGCGGCATGTGGGACTGGGGCCTGATCTATCAAGAACTTATAGGTGAACGTCCGCAGCAAACCAAAAAATCCAAATCATTATTCCCCTTTTTAAAACGATAA
- the map gene encoding type I methionyl aminopeptidase: MIIPKTAEEIELMRESALIVSKTLGMLASEVKPGVTSLHLDKLAETFIRDHGAIPGFLGLYDFPNTLCMSPNAQVVHGIPNDTPYEEGDIISIDCGAIKNGFYGDHAYTFAVGEIAPEVEQLLKVTKESLYLGIAQFKKGNRTGDVGYAIQQHCEQHGYGVVRELVGHGLGRTMHEDPEMPNYGRRGRGKKFIEGMTVAIEPMINLGTHRIEQLKDGWTILTRDRKPSAHFEHNVALVNGKPELLSTFGYIYKALGIESDEEEPFRAEALVL; this comes from the coding sequence ATGATCATTCCAAAGACTGCCGAAGAAATTGAACTAATGCGCGAAAGCGCTTTGATCGTATCTAAAACCTTGGGGATGCTGGCCAGCGAAGTCAAACCCGGAGTAACAAGTCTGCATTTGGACAAACTGGCCGAGACTTTTATTCGTGATCACGGAGCCATTCCAGGTTTCTTAGGCTTATATGACTTCCCCAACACCTTGTGTATGAGTCCAAACGCTCAGGTAGTTCACGGAATTCCCAATGACACTCCTTATGAGGAGGGAGATATCATCTCAATTGATTGTGGAGCTATAAAAAATGGATTCTACGGAGATCACGCTTATACCTTTGCTGTAGGCGAAATTGCTCCAGAGGTTGAGCAGCTCCTAAAGGTGACCAAAGAATCACTCTACCTAGGTATTGCGCAATTTAAAAAGGGCAATCGTACGGGCGATGTAGGCTATGCTATCCAGCAGCATTGTGAACAACACGGCTACGGTGTAGTTAGAGAACTCGTAGGGCACGGTTTAGGCCGTACCATGCACGAAGACCCGGAAATGCCTAACTACGGTCGCAGAGGGCGTGGTAAGAAGTTTATTGAGGGCATGACAGTGGCCATTGAACCTATGATCAATTTAGGCACACACCGTATTGAGCAACTCAAAGATGGTTGGACCATCCTCACGCGTGACCGAAAACCCAGTGCGCACTTTGAGCACAACGTAGCTTTGGTCAATGGGAAACCTGAATTGCTTTCAACCTTTGGTTATATTTACAAGGCCCTAGGCATAGAAAGTGACGAAGAAGAACCGTTTAGAGCCGAGGCCCTGGTGTTATAA
- a CDS encoding class I SAM-dependent methyltransferase: MKAIFKFFLNLLPRPLLIRLSYVVRPVLAFFMRGKRYIDPIDGRGFRSFLAYGYAKTRENVLSPSTLSLERHRLLWLFLKQETDLFTKPQKLLHFAPEQAFYKRFKKMAHLDYVTTDLNSPIADVKADICNLPFEDSSFDVILCNHVLEHIPDDTQAMKELFRVLRPGGWGVFQIPQDLNRASTFEDPSITDKEERTRIFGQYDHVRVYGRDYFDKLREVGFEVTAVDYTQTIGKEMSDTYRLAWGELIPYCKKPSA; this comes from the coding sequence ATGAAGGCGATCTTTAAATTCTTTTTAAACCTTTTGCCCAGACCACTGCTGATTCGATTGAGTTATGTGGTCAGGCCTGTTTTGGCCTTTTTCATGCGGGGAAAACGCTACATCGACCCTATAGATGGTCGAGGATTTCGGAGTTTCTTAGCTTACGGATATGCAAAAACTCGAGAGAATGTGCTGTCTCCAAGCACTTTGTCATTAGAAAGACACCGTTTACTTTGGTTGTTTTTAAAACAAGAGACTGACTTGTTCACTAAGCCGCAAAAGCTATTGCATTTTGCTCCGGAACAAGCCTTTTACAAGCGTTTTAAAAAGATGGCTCATTTAGATTATGTCACTACGGATCTCAATTCTCCTATAGCCGATGTAAAAGCTGATATCTGTAATTTACCTTTTGAAGATTCTAGTTTTGATGTGATCTTGTGCAATCATGTACTGGAACACATTCCAGATGACACACAGGCCATGAAGGAGTTATTTCGCGTCTTGCGCCCAGGTGGTTGGGGAGTATTTCAGATCCCACAGGATCTCAATAGAGCGTCTACTTTTGAAGATCCCAGTATTACCGACAAAGAAGAACGTACTCGTATCTTCGGTCAATACGATCACGTACGTGTTTATGGTCGTGATTACTTTGATAAATTGCGCGAGGTAGGCTTTGAGGTAACTGCTGTGGATTATACCCAGACCATAGGCAAAGAAATGTCAGACACCTATAGATTGGCGTGGGGAGAGCTTATCCCCTATTGCAAAAAACCGTCAGCTTAA
- a CDS encoding FAD:protein FMN transferase, protein MNHILWSTMDFKKLFKSSIVGLLLLLAVGCQETNPQLHTLQGGAFGTTFSIKYFHSDKLDLSVGVDSVINAVNQSMSTYWKDSDITRINQGDSTQITDAMLQDVYKLAQRIHQESGGYFDPTIGVLRNAYGFGDEKPLARIDSLTLDSLMTYVGFNKVKLNSDGTISKAHPQIYFDFNAIAKGYGIDRIVSYMKSEGLTDFLVELGGEVYASGTNIERNSPWITGIEAVDSNLEVRGLQAKVSLQDLAMAASGNYRKFRVDPNSGKRYVHTLNPLTGSAETSDVTSATVVAKTCAEADAYATTFMALGLAKSKELLSRLSGVEAYLTFAVGDSTAVYYSPGFEPLLRD, encoded by the coding sequence ATGAATCATATACTATGGTCTACCATGGACTTCAAGAAATTATTTAAATCCAGTATTGTTGGACTGCTACTGCTCTTGGCGGTTGGGTGTCAAGAAACAAATCCGCAGCTGCACACCCTACAGGGCGGAGCGTTCGGAACCACCTTTTCTATCAAGTATTTTCACAGCGATAAATTAGATCTCAGCGTTGGCGTAGATTCGGTGATCAATGCTGTGAATCAATCCATGAGCACCTACTGGAAAGATAGCGATATCACACGGATCAACCAGGGCGATTCTACTCAGATTACCGATGCCATGTTGCAGGACGTTTATAAGCTTGCTCAACGTATCCACCAAGAATCCGGAGGTTATTTCGATCCTACCATAGGAGTGTTGCGCAATGCCTACGGATTTGGCGATGAGAAACCGCTAGCTCGAATAGACAGCCTTACCTTGGATTCTCTTATGACTTATGTTGGATTCAATAAGGTTAAACTCAACTCAGACGGGACCATTTCCAAGGCGCATCCGCAGATCTATTTTGATTTCAACGCTATTGCAAAAGGTTACGGGATAGATAGGATAGTTAGCTATATGAAAAGCGAAGGATTGACTGACTTTTTGGTCGAGCTGGGCGGTGAGGTATATGCCTCCGGCACCAATATAGAAAGGAATTCTCCGTGGATCACAGGTATAGAAGCTGTAGACTCCAATTTAGAAGTACGAGGATTGCAAGCTAAGGTCAGTTTACAAGATTTGGCCATGGCGGCCTCTGGGAACTACCGAAAATTCAGAGTGGACCCTAACAGCGGGAAACGCTATGTTCATACTTTGAATCCGCTTACTGGCTCCGCAGAGACCAGCGATGTGACCAGTGCGACCGTAGTTGCTAAAACCTGCGCAGAAGCAGATGCCTACGCTACTACATTTATGGCCTTAGGGTTAGCGAAGTCTAAAGAATTATTGAGCCGTTTAAGTGGAGTAGAGGCCTATTTGACCTTTGCGGTCGGAGATTCTACCGCTGTTTATTATTCTCCGGGATTCGAACCTTTGCTCAGAGATTAA
- a CDS encoding Na(+)-translocating NADH-quinone reductase subunit F → MTPLSAQELHNLAMNIVGKDLEEQGYEFLGVNSKLKKDPQFVALKNKDLHFVIVRAIAYPQDAKAYDPVFMQTIKQHADKFNAKTYYAGVGLGHGSDYAKPPVKDESYTMVYHGLQEII, encoded by the coding sequence ATGACGCCACTCTCAGCACAGGAATTACATAATCTAGCCATGAATATTGTGGGCAAGGATCTGGAAGAACAAGGCTATGAATTCCTCGGTGTGAATTCAAAGCTTAAAAAAGATCCGCAGTTTGTGGCCTTAAAGAACAAAGACCTTCACTTTGTCATTGTGCGGGCCATTGCTTATCCACAAGATGCAAAGGCTTACGATCCTGTCTTTATGCAAACCATAAAACAGCATGCCGATAAATTCAACGCCAAGACCTACTACGCCGGAGTGGGGCTTGGACACGGATCAGACTATGCAAAACCTCCGGTAAAAGATGAATCATATACTATGGTCTACCATGGACTTCAAGAAATTATTTAA